From a region of the Sander lucioperca isolate FBNREF2018 chromosome 8, SLUC_FBN_1.2, whole genome shotgun sequence genome:
- the arhgap15 gene encoding rho GTPase-activating protein 15 encodes MADTRIPNLQSSGKKPPLILPPQRSATPQGAVQMRIKSSQSSGERLSQSKSMVLQESDLPPKPISRHRRNQSQHNVLAAGVAAFSEPLVELKGEHLNVAKISESGKKQRKNWTLMWSVLTSDQLLIYKDRQQETSLKPGSKPDVVQLCGAVIEWTTEKSSRKNVFQITTNTGSEYLLQADSSSIASKWYDAIRKTVDSSTKLPLRRSTSTEYLPRHSSLPAYGSSSPSTKQRNPVHRRSINMFSSSKLKHSASDSADKNGVKNRLKKFITRRPSMKTLQEKGLIKDRVFGCHLLTLCEREGTTVPRFVQICLDAVDKRGLDVDGIYRVSGNLATIQKLRFIVDQEEDLDLDHSQWEDVHVVTGALKMFFRELPEPLFPFRFFQPFVEAVKIKESKHKVQAVKKLIQELPKPNHDTMKLLFSHLHRVLGFSRKNLMSTQGIGIVFGPTLMWPELDTGNMAVNMVYQNQIVEFILIESQEIFNLDRK; translated from the exons ATGGCGGATACAAG AATCCCGAACCTCCAGAGTTCTGGGAAGAAGCCGCCGTTGATCCTGCCTCCACAGCGCAGTGCCACACCGCAGGGAGCTGTGCAGATGCGAATTAAGAGTTCCCAGAGCAGCGGAGAGCGCCTCAGTCAGTCCAAGTCCATGGTGCTGCAGGAGTCCGACCTCCCTCCGAAGCCT ATATCTCGGCACCGCAGGAATCAGTCTCAGCATAACGTCCTTGCTGCAGGTGTAGCTGCCTTTTCTGAACCGCTG gtggAACTGAAAGGAGAACACCTAAATGTGGCTAAAATCTCTGAGAGTGGGAAGAAGCAAAGGAAGAACTGGACTTTGATGTGGAGCGTACTGACCTCAGACCAGCTGCTGATTTATAAAGACAGACAACAAGAAACTAGTCTG AAACCAGGAAGTAAGCCAGATGTAGTTCAGCTGTGTGGAGCGGTTATCGAGTGGACGACGGAGAAGTCCAGCAGGAAAAACGTCTTCCAG ATCACAACGAATACAGGAAGTGAGTACCTCCTTCAGGCTGACAGTAGCTCCATCGCCAGTAAATGGTACGACGCCATCAGAAAGACCGTTGACTCTTCA acTAAACTTCCTCTGCGGAGGTCCACCAGCACGGAGTACCTGCCCAGACACAGCTCCCTCCCTGCATACGGATCCTCCTCACCCAGCACCAAGCAACGCAACCCGGTCCACAGACGCTCCATCA ATATGTTCAGCAGCTCCAAGCTGAAACACAGCGCCTCCGACAGCGCCGATAAGAACGGCGTGAAGAACAGGCTGAAGAAGTTCATCACCAGACGTCCGTCCATGAAGACTCTGCAGGAGAAAGGCCTCATTAAAG ATCGAGTTTTCGGCTGCCATCTGTTGACTCTCTGCGAGCGTGAAGGAACCACAGTGCCGAGGTTCGTTCAGATCTGTTTGGACGCCGTTGACAAGCGAG GTCTGGACGTTGACGGGATCTACAGAGTCAGTGGAAATCTGGCCACAATCCAGAAACTTCGCTTCATCGTCGATCAGG AGgaggacctggacctggaccacAGTCAGTGGGAAGACGTCCACGTTGTCACGGGAGCCCTCAAAATGTTTTTCCGCGAACTGCCAGAGCCGCTGTTTCCCTTCCGGTTCTTCCAGCCATTTGTGGAGGCCGTCA AGATTAAAGAATCCAAACACAAAGTTCAGGCTGTGAAAAAACTGATCCAGGAACTGCCCAAACCGAACCATGACACCATGAAGCTACTCTTTAGCCACCTGCACAG AGTCCTGGGTTTCTCAAGGAAAAACCTGATGTCCACTCAGGGAATCGGCATTGTGTTTGGCCCAACGCTGATGTGGCCCGAGCTGGACACGGGAAACATGGCGGTCAACATGGTCTACCAGAACCAGATTGTGGAGTTCATCCTCATCGAGAGCCAAGAAATCTTCAACCTGGACAGGAAGTAA